TATTACAGTCTGAACTGACAGTGTTTCAGAAGTTTTCTGTTACGTGGTGATGACTTCTGCTTTTTGTAAATACCAGGGTTTTGCTTTTGCAGTAATCcttatttatgtatttcagtGAGTAAAAGTTATGACAAATGTAGTGTAACAGTGCACTGCTTAACTCTGTATCTCTTCTTTACAGCTAAGGACACAGATATTATAGATGAAGCCATCTACTATTTCAAAGCtaatgttttcttcaaaaattatgaaattaagGTAATTTTTTGAGATACTGAGCATATTCTACTTCTTTGGAGGGTTGGTGCTgtgaatataaatttattttcagggaaGTAATTCTAAGATCACAAAAACTGCCCTTCAACTTAAAGTTGGGTAAATGTCATGAATTGCAAATCTCTCTTTCATGGGGAAACTATAGCCCAAAATGGCTTGAATTAATTCCTGTTTCAGACTTTATCAGTTCCACAAAGTCCTCCCATCTAAGGTTCCTGCTCTTGTTTTGCAGAATGAGGCTGACAGAACACTGATCTATGTGACCCTCTACATTTCTGAGTGCCTGAAAAAGCTGCAAAAGGTAAGAAAACTGAATTCCTGTGCAGGTGGGAAACAGTCTGTTCTGAGGATTGTTCTAAGGAAAGGAATTCCTGATAGTCTCCTTCCAGGGGAGAATAATCCTGTTCACCCCAATCCCAGTTGTCAGAGCCTCAAATACCTCAAGGCTGTGTTGCTCTTCTTGATGAGTTTTCATGTTCCAGATTCGTAAAGTATTTGGGTCTAATGTTCTGTCAGCTTTTGTTCATAACTGCTAACCCAATGTTTGCCTGGTTCTTCCAGTGTAACTCCAAGGgccagggagagaaggaaatgtaCACACTAGGAATCACTAACTTCCCAATCCCAGGGGAGCCTGGCTTTCCACTGAACGCCATTTATGCCAAACCTGCCAACAAGCAGGAGGAAGGTAAGGCTGACCCAGGGCCTCTGAGGGTCACACTTTATTAACTGCACTTTTGttagaaaaattactttaaaccTAAATCTTCTAAATCTGCTGTGTCTTCTGAAGGCAGCACAAGCTGGATTTTCTGACCTTGAGGATTCCCCAGGTTCTATAGATAAATTGAGCTAATCAACTCAGCCAGCTGGGAGTGCCTGCAGATGTGAAACTCCCTCTGCTTTAAGCAGCGATGTCTGATGTGTCCCTGTTAAATCCAGTTTGGGTTGGTGCTGCCCAGTTTACCCTggttttgctgtgctgctttcagagGTGATGAGGGCctacctgcagcagctgaggcaaGAAACCGGCCTTCGCCTTTGTGACAAAGTGTTTGATCCTCAGAGCGACAAGCCAAGCAAGGTACGAGTTCAGTGGCATCAGCACAGAGTTAGTGAGAGGTCGGGGGTGTTTGTTCAGCCACGCGTGGAGAGAAGCAAGATGAGGGGGTGAGGGTAACTTCAGCCAAGCCTGTCTGATTTTGCAGTGACATGGCAGCTGCAAGTTGTCAATAAATTTAATCTAATGTGATATGACAGTGAATGCCACTTTGGGTTACTTTCAAAAGCAGGGCAGTAATAAGAAGGTGTCTGGTTCAGCTCttcaaagcactgcacatctgCTCGTGGCTGGGGTTGCAAATGGAGTTCACAAGCAGGAGAGGTGCTGTTTCtcttcccaggcagctctgatTTGAGAGCTGCTTTGAAGTCGACTGTTTTGCCTCATGTCCAGATTGAAAAAATCACTAATCAATGAATGAGTCACCTCCTGAGTGTTCACATGTTTCATGTGCTAATGTGACTGCATTTAATGTCAAAATCACTTAGGCTAATTTACTTTCAAAGGCAGAGcttcctgatgcatccctcaTTTATGATTGTATtggaataaaatacaataaaagtaaaataagacaAAGTAGAATTTCTCGTTCTAATTCAAAGTCCTGTAATATGAACTCATTGTGTCCATTCCTGTTGTCTTGTTCACCTCAATTCAAGTAGAAACCAGTGTGTAAAAAAACTATGTGTAAAATATTTGTTGTGTGTCAGAGACTGAATACTTTAAAGTCAGTGGAAACCACTTCTGATTTTCTGACTCTGTACTTCCTTCTGCAGTGGTGGATCTGCTTTGTGAAGAGGCAGTTCATGAACAAGAGTCTCTCAGGCCCTGGGCAGTGAAGCAAAGTGGCAACAACTTTAAGCATTTCCACAGCAAGATGTTTGagtcttttgccttttgttttggaTACATTTTGTACCAAGAAAGAATTAAGTGCttatgaagtaaaaaaaaaaaaaaaaaaagaaaaaaaagaaaaaaaccaaacctgtcAATGAGTGATAGAGGGAGAACAAAAAAGATAAGTTGTGTAAGCAAATATTATTAAGCTGGTGCTTAATAAGTGATTTCTAACGTGCTGTTTCAGATGCAAGCTCTTTGTAGTCGTGGCTACAGCATTTAAAACAGGGCTTGTATTTAAGAGAAGTGGGCttggctgtggggcaggggagCTGTGTCATTGCTCTGCTGGCTGGAGTCTGGGTGTCGTATGTCCAGGGAAAACAGACCTCTCACGCTGTGTTGTCCAGTGCAGTGATTTTTACCt
The nucleotide sequence above comes from Vidua macroura isolate BioBank_ID:100142 chromosome 18, ASM2450914v1, whole genome shotgun sequence. Encoded proteins:
- the ARPC3 gene encoding actin-related protein 2/3 complex subunit 3 — encoded protein: MPPPGIPFPVRCLRGGARLPLPLLAPPLPLPHFLQRRRRRKLCARCPARFAPLPSRPAPPSRLLPFEMPAYHSTLMDSDTKLIGNMALLPIRSQFKGPAPRETKDTDIIDEAIYYFKANVFFKNYEIKNEADRTLIYVTLYISECLKKLQKCNSKGQGEKEMYTLGITNFPIPGEPGFPLNAIYAKPANKQEEEVMRAYLQQLRQETGLRLCDKVFDPQSDKPSKWWICFVKRQFMNKSLSGPGQ